From Humisphaera borealis, the proteins below share one genomic window:
- a CDS encoding sigma-70 family RNA polymerase sigma factor, with protein sequence MKRDSEQFLALLTACQSSVYAYIVSLLPNRQQADDILQETNMVCWRKGDEFQEGTSFVAWACQIAYFNVLSYRRRRSRDKHTFGDDLFDYLAERQCERIDAVEDRQQALRRCLEKLPSKQRELIEARYQPGASVRRMAGERETTEGALSQSLYRIRATLLDCIKRNMPATE encoded by the coding sequence ATGAAACGCGACAGCGAACAATTCCTGGCCCTGCTGACCGCCTGCCAGTCGTCCGTCTATGCCTACATCGTGTCGCTGCTGCCCAACCGGCAGCAGGCGGACGACATCCTTCAGGAGACCAACATGGTCTGCTGGAGGAAGGGAGACGAGTTCCAGGAAGGCACGAGTTTCGTCGCCTGGGCGTGCCAGATCGCGTACTTCAACGTGCTCAGCTATCGCCGCCGCCGCAGCCGCGACAAGCACACCTTCGGCGACGATCTGTTCGACTACCTCGCCGAGCGGCAGTGCGAACGGATCGACGCGGTGGAAGACCGCCAGCAGGCGCTTCGGCGGTGCTTGGAGAAGCTCCCCAGCAAGCAACGCGAGTTGATCGAGGCCCGGTATCAGCCCGGTGCATCGGTCCGCCGAATGGCGGGCGAGCGAGAGACGACCGAAGGCGCGTTGTCGCAGTCCCTGTACCGCATCCGGGCAACGCTGCTGGACTGCATCAAGCGGAACATGCCGGCGACGGAATAA